A window of Roseateles sp. XES5 genomic DNA:
GACGGTCACGTCCACAGCGCGTGGAAATGGTGGAGCGGCCCGTGGCCGCTGCCGACGGACAGCGCATCGGAGGCCCGCACCGCGCCGGCGACGAAGCGCTTCGCCGCCGCCGCCGCGTCGGCAAGCGGCCGCCCCTTGCCGAGCTCCGCGGCAAGGGCGCTCGACAGCGAGCAGCCGGTGCCATGGGTGTTGCGCGTCAGGACACGCACGCCCTCGAACCACGAAAGTCCCTCGGGCGTCGCCAGCACGTCCGGGCTTTCGGCGCCCGGCAGATGCCCACCCTTCAGCAGCACCGCCCTCGGGCCGAGCGCGAGAAGGCGCCGCGCCTGATCCGCCATGGCCGCGCGGTCGCCCGCCTCCGCCTCGCCCAGCAGCACTGCGGCTTCCGGCAGGTTCGGCGTCAGCACCGTCGCAAGCGGCAGCAACCGGCCGACAAGCGCGGCGACCGCCTCCCGCGCCAGAAGCGAGGCGCCGCCCTTGGCCACCATGACGGGATCCAGCACGACGGGCACGCCGCGATGGGGCGACAGGGCATCCGCCACGGCGACGGCGATCTCCGCCGAGGCGATCATGCCGATCTTCACCGCATCGACACGCACGTCGCGAAAGACATCGGCGATCTGCGCGGCAACGAAGGCAGGCGGCACGAGGTGAACACCGGAAACGCCCCGCGTGTTCTGCGCCGTCAGCGCCGTCAGCACGGCCATGCCATAGGTGCCGCAGGCGGCGAAGGTCTTGAGATCGGCCTGGATGCCCGCGCCGCCGGACGGGTCCGAGCCCGCGATCGAAAGACTGTTTGCAATGGCCATCGCGCCTCCTTCGGGCGGAGGCAGCCTTCGGGCAGCGGCGATGCGGCACCCGTGGACTCCCTCCGCCGGCATGATCCGGTTCAGGTTCAAAGGGTGCTTCTCAGCCCGCCTTTCGGCGGACGCCCCTGTCTCGGGATGGTTTTGGCAGATGCGGGGCAGGCTGTCACGTCGAAAGTGGCGGGGGTCAATTCCCGCAGCGCCCCGGCTCATTCTGCCCGTCGATGCCGGCAAACTGCCGACGCGGCTGCGAGAGAATGGCAGCGCGCGCCACGCCGAAGGGCAGACGGGGGCAAATGCCCCCGCCGTCACGCCTTGGTGACGTGATATTCCTTGATGGCGACCATCTTGATCGCCGGATAGCGTTCCGCCTCGTAGCGCAGCGAGAAGGCGTCCTGCGCGAGGAAGACCGGGTCGCCGTCGAGGTCGCGGGCGATATCGCCGCGGCGCTGGGTGACGAACTTGTCGAGTTCGCCCGCATTGTCGGAGGAAATCCAGCGGCAGACGGAGAAGCGTGACATTTCGAAGGACACGGGCAGGCCGTATTCCGCCGAAAGCCGTTCCTTCAGAACGTCGAGCTGCAGCGCGCCGACGACGCCGACGATGGCGGGCGAACCGTCTTCCGGCGAGAAGAGCTGCACGACGCCCTCTTCCGCCATCTGCTGCAGAGCTTCCTTCAGCTTCTTGGCCTTCATGGCGTCTTCGAGCCGCACGCGGCGCAGGATTTCCGGCGCGAAGTTCGGCACGCCTTCGAAGACCAGCGCCTCGCCTTCCGTCAGCGTATCGCCGATGCGCAGCGTGCCATGGTTGGGAATGCCCACCACGTCGCCGGCATAGGCCGTATCGGCGAGCTGGCGCTGCGAGGCGAAGAAGAACTGCGGCGCCGAAAGGCCGATTGTCTTGCCGGTGCGGGCAAGGCGCACCTTCATGCCGCGCTCCAGCATGCCGGAGCAGACACGGGCGAAGGCGATGCGGTCGCGGTGGGCCGGGTCCATATTGGCCTGGATCTTGAAGACGAAGGCCGTCATCCTGTCTTCCGCCGCATGAACCTTGCGGATATCCGCCACCTGGTCGCGCGGCGGCGGCGCGAAGGCGCCGAGCGCGTTGATGAGATCGCGCACGCCGAAATTCC
This region includes:
- a CDS encoding peptide chain release factor 3; protein product: MAETLAEAVSRRRTFAIISHPDAGKTTLTEKLLLFSGAIQIAGSVKARKASRHATSDWMEIEKQRGISVASSVMQMEYRDCVINLLDTPGHQDFSEDTYRVLTAVDAALMVIDAANGVEPQTRRLLQVCRARNTPILTFVNKMDRESRDPFEILDEVEEKLALDTAPVTWPVGRSKTFCGSYHLSDRTFRGSDTQVQPTKIDDAAEVAKHLPENERAAFIEEMELAREACRPFDREAFLEGHMTPVFFGSALRNFGVRDLINALGAFAPPPRDQVADIRKVHAAEDRMTAFVFKIQANMDPAHRDRIAFARVCSGMLERGMKVRLARTGKTIGLSAPQFFFASQRQLADTAYAGDVVGIPNHGTLRIGDTLTEGEALVFEGVPNFAPEILRRVRLEDAMKAKKLKEALQQMAEEGVVQLFSPEDGSPAIVGVVGALQLDVLKERLSAEYGLPVSFEMSRFSVCRWISSDNAGELDKFVTQRRGDIARDLDGDPVFLAQDAFSLRYEAERYPAIKMVAIKEYHVTKA
- the thiD gene encoding bifunctional hydroxymethylpyrimidine kinase/phosphomethylpyrimidine kinase; amino-acid sequence: MAIANSLSIAGSDPSGGAGIQADLKTFAACGTYGMAVLTALTAQNTRGVSGVHLVPPAFVAAQIADVFRDVRVDAVKIGMIASAEIAVAVADALSPHRGVPVVLDPVMVAKGGASLLAREAVAALVGRLLPLATVLTPNLPEAAVLLGEAEAGDRAAMADQARRLLALGPRAVLLKGGHLPGAESPDVLATPEGLSWFEGVRVLTRNTHGTGCSLSSALAAELGKGRPLADAAAAAKRFVAGAVRASDALSVGSGHGPLHHFHALWT